One part of the Candidatus Eremiobacterota bacterium genome encodes these proteins:
- a CDS encoding DNA-3-methyladenine glycosylase, translating into MKRTTSRPGRSPRSRSAPPPPPERSSPHAERSSRHPELVEGRLGRDDLPHGTLDLSRALIGKLLVRKFDDGKLLAGRIVETEAYFPADPASHAFGGMTARNRAMFGPPLHAYVYFIYGANWCLNVTAERDGVGAAALVRALEPVRGLARMRALRGRAEVKDRDLARGPGNLCRALAIGPQFDGADLTAGPALWLADDGTRLPIGVSTRIGITKAVHEPLRFYARGNPSVSGPRALSP; encoded by the coding sequence TTGAAACGCACGACCTCGAGACCCGGGCGCTCGCCGAGATCGCGCTCCGCGCCCCCGCCGCCGCCTGAGCGCAGCTCCCCTCATGCTGAGCGCAGCTCTCGTCATCCTGAGCTTGTCGAAGGGCGGCTCGGTCGGGACGACCTGCCGCACGGCACGCTCGACCTCTCCCGGGCCCTGATCGGCAAGCTGCTGGTCCGCAAGTTCGACGACGGCAAGCTGCTCGCGGGGCGGATCGTCGAGACCGAGGCGTACTTTCCGGCCGATCCGGCTTCGCACGCCTTCGGCGGGATGACGGCACGCAACCGGGCGATGTTCGGCCCGCCGCTCCACGCGTACGTCTACTTCATCTACGGCGCGAACTGGTGCCTCAACGTGACCGCCGAGCGCGACGGCGTCGGCGCGGCGGCGCTGGTCCGTGCGCTCGAACCGGTGCGCGGGCTCGCGAGGATGCGCGCGCTGCGGGGCCGGGCCGAGGTCAAGGACCGCGATCTCGCGCGCGGTCCCGGCAACCTCTGCCGGGCCCTGGCGATCGGTCCGCAGTTCGACGGCGCCGACTTGACCGCCGGCCCGGCGCTGTGGCTCGCGGACGACGGGACGCGGCTCCCCATCGGGGTCAGCACCCGGATCGGGATCACCAAGGCCGTCCACGAGCCGCTGCGCTTCTACGCCCGCGGCAACCCGAGCGTCAGCGGACCGCGTGCCTTGTCGCCTTGA
- the rho gene encoding transcription termination factor Rho, whose protein sequence is MRTFSFLGDSRRRAAPAASPARPRRAERPSPRGSTPLQFDNRPQHNGKPEGGNRRRRSRRNRQRFSEGGGAPQAHDVFTQPEFPQPVGPPLLSAEQLAEMSKAELNELAKTFEIENPTKIKKDDLVAQILEIQAQRSGLEKANGVLDVLAEGYGFLRREGYLVGADDIYISQSQIRRFELRRGDLVAGQVRKPKENEKYYGIVKVETVNGYPPETITGRRVFEELAAEPPAQRYVLETRGDLTTRAIDLFAPLGKGQRALLAAPPRANDAALLGRIARAIEAHQPDAHVIVLLVDERPEAVTHLQRTLDVEVVATTFEEHPDNHVTTAELVFERAKRLAELGRDAVVLVSSFTRLVRAYASVAHHKGNPALVDPAVLQRPKRLFGTARAVEGGGSLTVLATVSAGATAFDALVVDELAPAANAELVIARELAETRAYPPLDLVRSGNMYEEQLLSEIALHKVTDLRRLLAGVPSIEASQRIYAALARTQTNDDFITAFDLKKV, encoded by the coding sequence GTGCGAACCTTCTCGTTCCTCGGCGATTCGCGCCGGCGAGCGGCCCCGGCAGCCTCGCCGGCCAGGCCCCGTCGCGCGGAGCGCCCGTCTCCCCGAGGGAGCACTCCGCTGCAATTCGACAATCGTCCCCAGCACAACGGTAAGCCGGAAGGCGGAAACCGCCGCCGCCGCTCGCGGCGCAACCGCCAGCGGTTCAGCGAAGGAGGCGGTGCGCCGCAAGCGCACGACGTCTTCACCCAGCCCGAGTTCCCGCAGCCGGTCGGCCCGCCGCTGCTCTCGGCCGAGCAGCTCGCGGAGATGAGCAAAGCCGAGCTCAACGAGCTCGCCAAGACGTTCGAGATCGAGAACCCGACGAAGATCAAGAAGGACGATCTCGTCGCGCAGATCCTCGAGATTCAAGCGCAGCGCAGCGGTCTGGAGAAAGCGAACGGCGTCCTCGACGTCCTCGCCGAAGGCTACGGCTTTTTGCGGCGCGAGGGATATCTGGTCGGCGCGGACGACATCTACATCTCGCAGTCGCAGATCAGGCGCTTCGAGCTGCGCCGCGGCGATCTCGTCGCCGGCCAAGTGCGCAAGCCGAAAGAGAACGAGAAGTACTACGGGATCGTCAAGGTCGAGACGGTCAACGGCTATCCGCCCGAAACGATCACCGGCCGGCGCGTCTTCGAAGAGCTCGCCGCGGAGCCGCCGGCGCAGCGCTACGTGCTGGAGACGCGCGGCGATCTGACGACGCGCGCGATCGACTTGTTCGCGCCGCTCGGCAAAGGCCAGCGCGCGCTGCTCGCCGCGCCGCCGCGCGCCAACGACGCCGCGCTGCTGGGGCGCATCGCGCGCGCGATCGAGGCGCACCAGCCCGACGCGCACGTGATCGTGCTGCTCGTCGACGAGCGCCCGGAAGCGGTGACGCACCTGCAGCGCACGCTCGACGTCGAGGTCGTCGCGACGACGTTCGAAGAGCATCCGGACAACCACGTCACCACGGCCGAGCTGGTCTTCGAGCGCGCGAAGCGGCTCGCCGAGCTCGGGCGCGACGCGGTCGTGCTCGTCTCCTCGTTCACCCGGCTGGTGCGCGCGTACGCGTCGGTCGCGCACCACAAAGGAAATCCCGCGCTCGTCGATCCGGCGGTGCTGCAGCGCCCGAAGCGGCTGTTCGGCACGGCGCGCGCCGTCGAAGGCGGCGGCTCGCTCACGGTGCTGGCGACGGTCTCGGCCGGCGCAACCGCGTTCGACGCGCTCGTTGTCGACGAGCTCGCGCCGGCCGCGAACGCGGAGCTGGTGATCGCGCGCGAGCTCGCCGAGACGCGCGCCTACCCGCCGCTCGACCTCGTTCGCAGCGGCAACATGTACGAAGAGCAGCTGCTCAGCGAGATCGCGCTGCACAAGGTCACCGACCTGCGCCGGCTGCTCGCCGGTGTGCCGTCGATCGAAGCCTCGCAGCGCATCTACGCCGCGCTCGCGCGCACGCAGACCAACGACGACTTCATCACCGCGTTCGACTTGAAGAAGGTCTAG
- a CDS encoding rRNA pseudouridine synthase produces MAAQRLQKYLAAAGVSSRRRAEELIVAGRVRVDGRLVRELGTSVEADARVEVDGRVVRPSAERTYVVLHKPASVMTTMRDPEGRRTVADVVRRAGVSARVVPVGRLDYDTSGVLLLTDDGEIANVLTHPRFGVEKTYRATLRGRLEPGAVEQILRGVRLEEGRATPAQLRVVAVRRDVSLVDVTIHEGRNRQVRRMFEVVDHPVIALARLRFGPIALGELAPGAVRPATPRELAALHRLVHASRGEAAP; encoded by the coding sequence ATCGCCGCGCAGCGCCTGCAGAAGTATCTGGCGGCGGCCGGCGTTTCGTCGCGCCGCCGCGCGGAGGAGCTCATCGTCGCGGGGCGCGTGCGCGTCGACGGCCGTCTCGTGCGCGAGCTGGGCACCAGCGTGGAGGCCGACGCGCGCGTCGAGGTCGACGGGCGCGTCGTGCGGCCGTCGGCGGAGCGCACCTACGTCGTGCTGCACAAGCCGGCCAGCGTGATGACGACGATGCGCGATCCCGAAGGCCGCCGCACCGTCGCCGACGTCGTGCGCCGTGCGGGGGTGAGCGCGCGGGTCGTCCCGGTCGGGCGGCTCGACTACGACACGAGCGGCGTGCTGCTGTTGACCGACGACGGCGAGATCGCGAACGTGCTCACCCACCCGCGCTTCGGCGTCGAGAAGACCTACCGCGCGACGCTGCGCGGGCGGCTCGAGCCCGGCGCGGTCGAGCAGATCCTGCGCGGCGTGCGGCTCGAGGAAGGGCGCGCCACGCCGGCGCAGCTGCGCGTGGTCGCGGTGCGGCGCGACGTCTCGCTGGTCGACGTCACGATCCACGAAGGACGGAACCGCCAGGTGCGGCGGATGTTCGAGGTCGTGGACCATCCCGTCATCGCGCTGGCCCGGCTGCGCTTCGGCCCGATCGCCCTCGGCGAGCTGGCCCCCGGCGCCGTCCGTCCCGCCACCCCGCGCGAGCTCGCCGCCCTCCACCGCCTCGTCCACGCCTCGCGCGGCGAGGCTGCACCGTGA